In a genomic window of Gossypium arboreum isolate Shixiya-1 chromosome 9, ASM2569848v2, whole genome shotgun sequence:
- the LOC108456143 gene encoding uncharacterized protein LOC108456143, whose amino-acid sequence MSDQFITTKPNIPKLQKSSLYSLSLCLSPSSLFSDSLPENPRKEMEGLIPLVYRRLKKAKTRRQYECLSSGASKSYDISEFNVQSPSQYMKPNNTSMAEKNIGGQGHRRRMSTGDISGIDGMETGESTTPAVAKLTRFRSHRMFSCVTGC is encoded by the coding sequence aTGAGTGATCAGTTCATCACCACCAAACCCAATATACCAAAACTCCAAAAGTCTTCCTtatactctctctctctctgtctcTCTCCATCGTCTCTGTTTAGTGATTCATTACCAGAAAATCCCAGGAAAGAAATGGAGGGTCTTATCCCTTTGGTTTATCGAAGATTGAAGAAGGCCAAAACTCGTCGACAATACGAGTGTCTTTCCTCCGGCGCATCTAAAAGCTATGACATTAGTGAGTTTAACGTTCAGAGTCCGAGTCAGTATATGAAACCCAATAATACTTCCATGGCTGAGAAGAATATCGGTGGTCAAGGTCACCGCCGGCGTATGTCAACGGGAGATATCTCCGGGATAGATGGAATGGAAACCGGCGAATCTACAACTCCGGCGGTGGCAAAACTCACGAGGTTTAGGAGCCACAGGATGTTTTCATGTGTAACCGGTTGCTAG
- the LOC108455758 gene encoding vesicle-associated protein 1-2-like yields MSTGDLLNIDPLELKFPFELRKQISCSLQLSNKTDNHVAFKVKTTNPKKYCVRPNTGIVLPRSTCEVIVTMQAQKEAPADMQCKDKFLLQSVKAPDGVTAKDITAEMFNREAGNVIEECKLRVVYVFSHQQNSPSQEGSELVPRGSISDNSEFVMAARTFTDQLDTQDKSPEAKALITKLTDEKNKAIQQNNKLRQELELLKRESSKSGGNLSFMFVALIGLIGLILGYIMKRS; encoded by the exons ATGAGCACGGGCGACCTTCTTAACATCGATCCTTTAGAGCTCAAGTTTCCTT TTGAGCTGAGGAAACAGATCTCATGTTCTCTTCAATTGTCGAATAAAACTGATAACCATGTAGCTTTCAAG GTGAAAACAACAAATCCAAAAAAGTACTGTGTTCGTCCCAATACGGGGATCGTCTTGCCTCGATCAACATGCGAAGTTATAG TTACCATGCAAGCACAAAAGGAGGCCCCTGCTGATATGCAATGCAAGGACAAATTCCTCCTTCAAAGTGTAAAAGCCCCTGATGGTGTAACCGCAAAGGATATAACTGCAGAAATG TTCAACAGAGAAGCTGGGAATGTGATTGAGGAATGCAAGTTGAGAGTGGTTTATGTTTTTTCGCATCAACAAAATTCACCTTCACAGGAAGGGTCTGAATTAGTGCCTAGAGGCTCTATTTCAGACAATTCTGAGTTTGTTATG GCTGCAAGAACATTTACGGATCAGCTTGATACTCAAGACAAATCTCCTGAG GCAAAAGCTCTTATAACAAAGCTGACTGATGAAAAAAATAAAGCAATTCAACAAAATAACAAGCTTCGCCAAGAGCTG GAACTGTTGAAGCGCGAAAGCAGCAAAAGTGGGGGCAATCTGTCTTTCATGTTTGTCGCCTTGATCGGCTTGATTGGGTTAATTCTGGGATATATCATGAAGAGGTCGTAA
- the LOC108454875 gene encoding WAT1-related protein At5g47470-like, whose product MVGYMKKEVVEDVVIVAGLIGVQFFFAGNSVLLGYLMSLGLKPFTIVIFFSFSTFLVVSPFGVHFERSKWPKQLTLKLIIQLVSISISGVSLFQFLFLKGINLSSPAMATAMPNLAPALIFIIAWTCRLEKVALSCLYSKVKIAGTILCVLGALTMSLMQSTVSSKDATVMPPLTDVDADMIIDKDKIAGCLYLVAAVFVLSSNIILQAITLGDLPAPMSLCAVTSFIGMIITAIFQLVEDHALQWGSPFVSFKDLIIFSLMAGAMGGACVSFNGWAMKKRGPVFVSMFSPIGTVIAVVFSFITLGETISLGSFAGMLLMFTGLYVVLWAKRKELYCDIEEGVDAEKPLLN is encoded by the exons ATGGTGGGATACATGAAAAAGGAAGTGGTAGAAGATGTGGTGATAGTTGCAGGATTGATAGGGGTGCAATTCTTTTTCGCGGGGAATTCAGTTTTACTTGGATACCTAATGTCCCTTGGCCTTAAACCTTTCACCATTGTTATTTTCTTCTCCTTTTCAACTTTCCTCGTTGTCTCTCCTTTTGGTGTTCACTTTGAAAG GAGCAAATGGCCCAAACAATTGACATTGAAGTTGATAATTCAGCTGGTTTCCATCTCCATTTCAGG GGTAAGTCTATTCCAGTTCCTATTTCTAAAAGGGATAAATCTATCCTCACCTGCAATGGCAACAGCCATGCCAAACCTTGCTCCAGCCCTCATCTTTATAATTGCTTGGACTTGCAG GTTAGAAAAAGTAGCTTTAAGTTGCTTATACAGTAAAGTGAAGATTGCAGGCACAATCTTATGTGTCTTAGGTGCCCTTACAATGAGCCTTATGCAAAGCACTGTCTCCTCCAAAGATGCAACAGTCATGCCTCCCCTAACTGATGTTGATGCTGATATGATTATCGACAAAGATAAGATCGCCGGCTGCTTGTATCTAGTTGCAGCTGTCTTTGTTCTATCAAGCAATATAATCTTGCAA GCGATAACTTTGGGTGACTTGCCTGCGCCAATGTCACTATGTGCCGTAACGTCATTCATTGGAATGATTATTACTGCAATTTTTCAGTTAGTTGAAGATCATGCTTTGCAATGGGGTTCACCCTTTGTTAGCTTTAAGGACCTCATTATCTTTTCTCTAATG GCAGGTGCAATGGGCGGGGCATGTGTAAGCTTCAATGGATGGGCAATGAAGAAAAGGGGACCAGTTTTTGTCTCAATGTTCAGCCCCATTGGAACAGTCATTGCAGTGGTTTTCTCTTTTATTACCTTAGGGGAGACAATTTCATTAGGAAG TTTTGCAGGAATGTTGCTTATGTTCACTGGTCTCTACGTCGTCTTATGGGCTAAAAGAAAAGAACTTTATTGTGATATTGAAGAGGGGGTGGACGCAGAGAAgccattattaaattaa
- the LOC108454346 gene encoding asparagine--tRNA ligase, chloroplastic/mitochondrial → MAATAAAALTPATPLRFKPYSTLRFLSFYSKNPKSPRLFPPLPRRPVPFHSAIPRKRCFCSVISAALQSGEMKKREFPEKKVGEMGNTVGEFRKKLKIADIKGGPDEGLNRVGQTVVVMGWVRTLRVQSSVTFLEVNDGSSLSNMQCVMNSDAEGYDQVESGLIATGASIWVQGTLVASQGSKQKVELKVEKVVVVGKSDPSYPIQKKRVSREFLRTKAHLRPRTNTFGAIARVRNALAYATHKFFQENGFVWISSPIITASDCEGAGEQFCVTTLIPSSREAADSPVDAIPNTKNGLIDWSQDFFGKPAFLTVSGQLNAETYATALSDVYTFGPTFRAENSNTSRHLAEFWMIEPELAFADLDDDMACATAYLQYVVRHVLDNCKEDMEFFNTWIEKGVIDRLNDVAEKDFVQLTYTDAIGLLLKAKKKFEFPVKWGCDLQSEHERYITEEAFKGCPVIIRDYPKEIKAFYMRQNDDGKTVAAMDMLVPRVGELIGGSQREERLDYLENRLDELKLSKESYWWYLDLRRYGSVPHAGYGLGFERLVQFATGIENIRDAIPFPRAPGSAEF, encoded by the exons ATGGCGGCTACTGCTGCTGCTGCTTTAACACCCGCCACTCCTCTCCGATTCAAGCCCTACTCTACTCTTCGTTTCCTTTCGTTCTATTCCAAAAACCCAAAAAGCCCTCGCCTTTTCCCGCCGCTTCCTCGCCGGCCGGTCCCGTTCCACTCAGCCATTCCTCGGAAACGATGCTTCTGCTCCGTTATTTCCGCCGCGCTGCAGTCCGGGGAGATGAAAAAAAGGGAATTCCCAGAAAAGAAAGTTGGCGAAATGGGGAATACAGTTGGCGAGTTCaggaaaaagttgaaaattgCTGACATAAAAGGAGGGCCTGATGAAGGTTTGAATCGGGTCGGACAGACTGTGGTGGTTATGGGGTGGGTTCGGACTCTCCGGGTTCAAAGCAGCGTTACATTCCTAGAG GTAAATGATGGTTCTTCGCTTTCAAACATGCAATGTGTTATGAATTCGGATGCTGAAGGTTATGATCAG GTGGAATCTGGCTTGATTGCTACGGGTGCATCTATATGGGTGCAAGGGACTTTGGTGGCTAGCCAAGGATCAAAGCAGAAAGTGGAACTGAAGGTTGAAAAAGTAGTCGTG GTTGGAAAGAGTGATCCTTCCTATCCCATTCAAAAGAAAAGGGTCAGCCGAGAATTTTTGAGAACTAAAGCTCATCTTCGTCCTCGAACAAACACGTTTGGTGCG ATTGCACGAGTGAGGAATGCTTTGGCTTATGCAACTCATAAATTTTTTCAAGAAAATGGTTTTGTATGGATCTCAAGTCCTATCATCACAGCTTCAGATTGTGAAGGAGCTGGTGAACAGTTCTGCGTTACTACTTTG ATTCCAAGCTCCAGAGAAGCTGCTGATTCGCCTGTGGATGCCATTCCAAATACAAAGAATGGGTTAATTGATTGGTCACAG GATTTTTTTGGCAAACCTGCATTCTTGACAGTTTCAGGCCAACTTAATGCTGAAACATATGCTACTGCTCTTTCAGAT GTATATACATTTGGACCCACCTTTCGAGCGGAAAATTCGAACACATCCCGGCACTTGGCTGAATTTTGG ATGATTGAACCAGAGCTGGCTTTTGCTGATCTGGATGATGACATGGCCTGTGCTACTGCATATCTCCAGTATGTA GTGAGGCACGTGCTTGATAATTGCAAGGAAGACATGGAATTTTTCAACACCTGGATCGAGAAAGGGGTCATTGATCGGCTGAAT GATGTGGCTGAGAAAGACTTTGTGCAGCTGACTTATACTGATGCAATTGGACTTCTTCTAAAAGCAAAGAAGAAATTTGAATTTCCG GTGAAATGGGGCTGTGATTTGCAAAGTGAGCATGAACGTTACATAACTGAAGAAGCATTTAAAGGATGCCCTGTTATAATCAGGGACTACCCAAAG GAGATCAAGGCATTCTATATGCGGCAAAACGATGATGGGAAGACTGTAGCAGCGATGGATATGTTGGTGCCTCgg GTTGGTGAGCTCATTGGTGGAAGCCAAAGAGAAGAACGGCTTGATTATCTGGAAAATCGTTTAGATGAGTTGAAGCTTAGTAAGGAGAGCTACTGGTGGTATCTTGATTTGCGTCGATACGGTTCAG TTCCTCATGCGGGTTACGGACTCGGCTTCGAAAGACTGGTACAGTTCGCCACTGGAATCGAGAATATAAGAGATGCAATACCTTTCCCAAGAGCACCTGGTTCTGCTGAATTTTAG